From one Lolium rigidum isolate FL_2022 chromosome 4, APGP_CSIRO_Lrig_0.1, whole genome shotgun sequence genomic stretch:
- the LOC124648083 gene encoding receptor-like protein EIX1 — protein sequence MAAPCFLVLVVLAATASSSRSAIANGSCFPAERTALLAFKAGITSDPQNLLISWQQGHHDCCRWGGVTCSSRTGHVIKLDLRNRSPTADESLTYLNLSYVGFHGLVPPQLGNLSNLVLLDIHNDITYKSLYSKDISWLARLHSLEHLNMAAINLSGVVDWALPVDALPNLVVLILRSCGINMINAPSTLVQHNLTVLEELDLSYNSLNIPATSGWFWDVTSLKSLSLMSCGLSGIFPDELGNLTLLETFDISFNNIKGMIPGTMQNMCDLRSLDLSGNNIGGDITNLIDKIPNCSWKNLHELSLMSTNITGTTLQYLAKLTSLSILDVSNNQLSCSVPVEIGILTNLTELYLGLNNLSGVISEDLFVGLVNLKTIDLSYTNLELITDSHWVPGFNLDYAWFTSCHLGPEFPNWLRWQKSIIHLDISNTSLVGRIPGWFWTSFSDARVLEISLNQLSGELPLNLEFMSVLAISMHSNLLTGLIPRLPRKIELLDISRNSLNGFASNFRAPGLQVAIMFSNSITGTIPTSICQMRNLRVLDLSNNMLSGELPDCGVKELKQRNPYIDNSSRVNSMSSFSLQITTILLSNNSLSSGFPLVMQQCQNLMFLDLSRNKFTGELPGWITMTSLVILLLRSNNFSGNIPAELMELPAARILDLSNNNFSGVIPNYLENLKALIDGSGDDYVNPFGEWYNENYFPYDMGMSDDSFSVVIKGQVLQYRQNTLYLMSIDLSSNHLTGEIPMQLGSLIGLINLNLSSNLLTGNIPYQIGNLRSLESFDLSKNALEGGIPQCLSNLTYLSYLNLSFNNLSGKIPSGHQLDVLNTDDPASMYIGNPGLCGHPVPRQCLGLPADPLANCDSAIWSGGVLSQMDFLLGSIVGFVAGTWMVFCGLLFMKRWRYAYFGLFDQLYDWLYVISVTWQKWFKNDTGKK from the exons ATGGCCGCACCGTGCTTCCTCGTCCTAGTCGTCCTAGCAGCTACAGCCTCCTCCTCCAGGAGTGCTATAGCCAACGGGAGCTGCTTCCCGGCCGAGAGGACTGCGCTGCTGGCCTTCAAGGCCGGCATCACAAGCGATCCACAAAATCTCCTCATCTCGTGGCAGCAAGGACACCATGACTGCTGCCGGTGGGGAGGCGTCACCTGCAGCAGCCGGACAGGCCATGTCATCAAACTCGACCTCCGCAACCGTTCCCCAACAGCGGATGAATC TTTAACGTATCTCAACCTCTCCTACGTGGGTTTCCATGGTCTAGTGCCTCCTCAGCTAGGCAACCTCTCCAACCTGGTACTACTTGACATCCACAATGATATTACCTACAAGAGTCTATACTCAAAGGATATATCTTGGTTAGCGCGTCTCCACTCGCTAGAGCATCTCAACATGGCTGCCATCAACCTCAGCGGAGTCGTTGACTGGGCACTTCCGGTCGATGCTCTTCCCAATTTGGTTGTATTAATTCTCAGGTCATGTGGTATTAATATGATTAATGCTCCGTCAACACTTGTGCAACACAACCTTACAGTTCTCGAGGAGCTTGACCTTTCCTATAACTCTTTGAACATCCCAGCTACATCCGGTTGGTTCTGGGATGTAACTAGCCTCAAGAGCTTAAGCTTAATGTCTTGTGGATTATCAGGCATATTTCCTGACGAGTTGGGAAACTTGACATTGTTAGAAACCTTTGACATTTCATTTAACAACATCAAGGGAATGATACCAGGAACAATGCAAAATATGTGTGATTTGAGGTCTCTTGATCTTAGCGGCAACAACATCGGTGGGGACATAACAAACTTGATAGATAAGATACCCAATTGTTCCTGGAAGAATTTGCATGAGCTGAGTCTGATGAGTACAAACATCACTGGCACAACATTACAATATCTGGCAAAGCTTACTAGTTTAAGCATTCTTGATGTTAGTAACAACCAGTTGAGCTGTTCAGTTCCCGTGGAGATTGGCATACTTACAAATTTGACTGAGTTATACCTTGGATTGAACAACTTGAGTGGTGTGATATCAGAAGATCTTTTTGTTGGTCTGGTGAATTTGAAGACCATTGACTTATCTTATACTAATCTAGAACTCATTACCGACTCGCATTGGGTACCTGGGTTCAACTTGGATTATGCATGGTTTACATCTTGTCATCTAGGCCCCGAGTTTCCTAATTGGCTTCGATGGCAGAAGAGCATTATCCATCTTGATATTTCAAACACGAGTCTAGTTGGTAGGATTCCAGGTTGGTTTTGGACTAGCTTTTCTGATGCTAGAGTTTTGGAAATATCTTTGAACCAACTTAGCGGTGAGCTACCGCTCAATTTAGAGTTCATGTCAGTACTTGCAATTTCAATGCATTCAAATCTATTGACTGGTTTGATACCCAGGTTACCAAGAAAAATTGAGTTACTGGACATATCTAGAAACTCTTTAAATGGGTTTGCATCAAATTTCCGAGCTCCAGGTCTGCAGGTTGCAATTATGTTTTCTAATTCTATAACTGGGACCATTCCGACGTCAATTTGTCAAATGCGAAATCTGCGGGTCTTAGATCTTTCAAACAATATGCTTTCAGGAGAACTTCCTGATTGTGGTGTAAAAGAGCTTAAACAACGGAACCCTTATATCGACAACTCTTCAAGAGTCAATTCAATGAGTTCTTTTAGTTTGCAGATCACAACTATCCTTCTAAGTAACAACAGTCTTTCAAGTGGATTTCCTTTGGTCATGCAACAGTGCCAAAATCTTATGTTTCTTGATCTAAGTCGAAACAAATTCACCGGAGAGTTACCTGGATGGATTA CCATGACTAGTTTGGTTATACTACTGTTAAGATCGAACAACTTTTCTGGTAACATTCCAGCTGAATTAATGGAACTTCCTGCTGCTCGCATTTTAGATCTATCCAATAATAACTTCTCTGGGGTCATACCGAACTATCTAGAAAACTTGAAAGCTTTGATTGACGGTTCTGGTGATGATTatgtgaatccttttggagaatgGTACAATGAAAATTATTTTCCCTATGATATGGGAATGTCAGATGATAGCTTCTCGGTGGTGATAAAAGGGCAAGTGCTTCAGTACAGACAGAATACTCTATATTTAATGAGCATTGATTTATCTTCCAACCATTTAACTGGAGAAATTCCAATGCAACTAGGATCCCTTATCGGTCTCATAAATTTAAATCTATCATCAAACTTATTGACTGGAAATATCCCATATCAGATCGGCAACCTTCGATCACTTGAGTCTTTTGACCTCTCAAAGAACGCACTTGAAGGTGGAATTCCTCAGTGCTTATCAAACTTGACATACTTGAGCTATCTAAACTTGTCATTCAACAACTTGTCTGGAAAAATACCCTCGGGACATCAACTTGACGTCCTCAACACAGATGATCCAGCTTCTATGTACATCGGTAATCCCGGTCTTTGTGGCCATCCAGTTCCAAGGCAATGCCTTGGTCTTCCCGCAGATCCGCTGGCTAACTGTGATTCAGCAATATGGTCTGGAGGTGTTTTGTCTCAAATGGATTTCCTTCTAGGATCAATTGTTGGTTTTGTGGCAGGCACCTGGATGGTATTTTGTGGACTTCTCTTCATGAAGAGGTGGAGGTATGCTTATTTCGGGCTATTCGACCAGCTATATGACTGGTTGTATGTTATTTCCGTTACTTGGCAGAAATGGTTCAAAAACGACACAGGCAAAAAGTAA
- the LOC124706901 gene encoding V-type proton ATPase subunit C isoform X1 codes for MATRYWIAALPVQSADGASIAAAKTALWGRLQDSISRHSFDTPLYRFTVPDLRPGTLDSLLALSDDLVKSNIFIEGVSHKIRRQIEDLERAGGVESGTLTVDGVPVDSYLTRFVWDEGKYPVNAPLKETVASIQSQVAKIEDDMKVRVAEYSNVKSQLGAINRKQTGSLAVRDLSNLIKPEDMVTTEHLVTLLSIVPKYSQKDWLASYESLDTFVVPRSSKKLYEDNEYALYTVTLFAKVVDNFKVHAREKGFQIRDFEYSPEAQESRKQELEKLLQDQELMRTSLLQWCYASYSEVFSSWMHFCAVRVFVESILRYGLPARFLSVVLAPSTKSEKKVRSILEGLCGNANSSYWRSEDDVGIAAGLGGETESHPYVSFTINFV; via the exons ATGGCGACGCGGTACTGGATCGCCGCCCTGCCCGTGCAGTCCGCCGACGGGgcctccatcgccgccgccaagaCCGCGCTCTGGGGCCGCCTCCAGGACTCCATCTCCCGCCACTCCTTCGACACCCCGCTCTACCGC TTCACCGTCCCGGATCTCCGCCCCGGCACGCTCGACTCGCTCCTCGCCCTCAGCGACGACCTCGTCAAG TCCAACATCTTCATCGAGGGCGTGTCGCACAAGATCCGGAGGCAGATCGAGGACCTGGAGCGCGCCGGAGGGGTCGAGAGCGGCACGCTCACCGTCGACGGCGTCCCCGTCGACTCCTACCTCACCAGGTTCGTCTGGGACGAGGGCAAGTACCCCGTCAACGCGCCGCTCAAGGAGACCGTCGCCAGCATCCAGTCGCAGGTCGCCAAGATCGAGGACGACATGAAG GTCAGAGTTGCGGAATACAGTAACGTTAAGAGCCAGCTCGGTGCAATCAACAGAAAGCAAACTGGAAG TTTAGCAGTCCGGGATCTTTCCAACCTGATAAAGCCAGAGGACATGGTCACTACGGAACATCTAGTGACACTCCTTTCTATTGTCCCTAAATATTCTCAAAAGGACTGGCTAGCAAGCTATGAGTCACTTGATACATTTGTG GTTCCGAGATCATCGAAAAAGCTTTATGAGGACAACGAGTATGCTCTCTACACTGTCACATTATTTGCTAAGGTTGTTGACAACTTTAAGGTCCATGCTCGTGAGAAAGGTTTCCAA ATCCGTGATTTTGAGTATAGTCCTGAAGCACAGGAAAGTCGGAAACAAGAGCTGGAGAAGCTGCTCCAAGACCAGGAACTTATGAGGACCTCTCTCTTGCAGTGGTGCTATGCCAGCTACAGCGAG GTATTCAGTTCCTGGATGCATTTCTGTGCTGTTCGTGTCTTTGTAGAGAGTATTCTGAGATATGGTCTGCCTGCTCGGTTCCTG TCTGTTGTTCTAGCACCGTCTACAAAGAGTGAGAAAAAAGTACGGAGCATCTTGGAAGGGCTCTGCGGCAATGCAAATAG TAGCTACTGGAGATCTGAAGATGACGTGGGTATCGCTGCTGGTCTCGGAGGCGAGACAGAGTCCCACCCTTATGTCTCCTTCACCATAAACTTTGTCTGA
- the LOC124706901 gene encoding V-type proton ATPase subunit C isoform X2, which produces MATRYWIAALPVQSADGASIAAAKTALWGRLQDSISRHSFDTPLYRFTVPDLRPGTLDSLLALSDDLVKSNIFIEGVSHKIRRQIEDLERAGGVESGTLTVDGVPVDSYLTRFVWDEGKYPVNAPLKETVASIQSQVAKIEDDMKVRVAEYSNVKSQLGAINRKQTGSLAVRDLSNLIKPEDMVTTEHLVTLLSIVPKYSQKDWLASYESLDTFVVPRSSKKLYEDNEYALYTVTLFAKVVDNFKVHAREKGFQIRDFEYSPEAQESRKQELEKLLQDQELMRTSLLQWCYASYSEVFSSWMHFCAVRVFVESILRYGLPARFLSVVLAPSTKSEKKVRSILEGLCGNANSYWRSEDDVGIAAGLGGETESHPYVSFTINFV; this is translated from the exons ATGGCGACGCGGTACTGGATCGCCGCCCTGCCCGTGCAGTCCGCCGACGGGgcctccatcgccgccgccaagaCCGCGCTCTGGGGCCGCCTCCAGGACTCCATCTCCCGCCACTCCTTCGACACCCCGCTCTACCGC TTCACCGTCCCGGATCTCCGCCCCGGCACGCTCGACTCGCTCCTCGCCCTCAGCGACGACCTCGTCAAG TCCAACATCTTCATCGAGGGCGTGTCGCACAAGATCCGGAGGCAGATCGAGGACCTGGAGCGCGCCGGAGGGGTCGAGAGCGGCACGCTCACCGTCGACGGCGTCCCCGTCGACTCCTACCTCACCAGGTTCGTCTGGGACGAGGGCAAGTACCCCGTCAACGCGCCGCTCAAGGAGACCGTCGCCAGCATCCAGTCGCAGGTCGCCAAGATCGAGGACGACATGAAG GTCAGAGTTGCGGAATACAGTAACGTTAAGAGCCAGCTCGGTGCAATCAACAGAAAGCAAACTGGAAG TTTAGCAGTCCGGGATCTTTCCAACCTGATAAAGCCAGAGGACATGGTCACTACGGAACATCTAGTGACACTCCTTTCTATTGTCCCTAAATATTCTCAAAAGGACTGGCTAGCAAGCTATGAGTCACTTGATACATTTGTG GTTCCGAGATCATCGAAAAAGCTTTATGAGGACAACGAGTATGCTCTCTACACTGTCACATTATTTGCTAAGGTTGTTGACAACTTTAAGGTCCATGCTCGTGAGAAAGGTTTCCAA ATCCGTGATTTTGAGTATAGTCCTGAAGCACAGGAAAGTCGGAAACAAGAGCTGGAGAAGCTGCTCCAAGACCAGGAACTTATGAGGACCTCTCTCTTGCAGTGGTGCTATGCCAGCTACAGCGAG GTATTCAGTTCCTGGATGCATTTCTGTGCTGTTCGTGTCTTTGTAGAGAGTATTCTGAGATATGGTCTGCCTGCTCGGTTCCTG TCTGTTGTTCTAGCACCGTCTACAAAGAGTGAGAAAAAAGTACGGAGCATCTTGGAAGGGCTCTGCGGCAATGCAAATAG CTACTGGAGATCTGAAGATGACGTGGGTATCGCTGCTGGTCTCGGAGGCGAGACAGAGTCCCACCCTTATGTCTCCTTCACCATAAACTTTGTCTGA